The sequence CCCGACGTTGTACTGTTTAATAAGTGTACCTCCCTTGATGTGCAATATGATTCTTTGGGGAAACCAAATCTAATTTAGTTCACAGATATCCTtgctatatataaaaatacataattattgCTTAGATTGGTACCTTGCTAATGACCCTTTTCTTACTGAAACTATTCAAGTAGAATCTACAGTACCACTAtctacatatttattaattataataatggAAGATGAAACATATGATTAGTTGCCCTTTTTATACCAGCTGCTTCTTTTGTTGAATAACCATTGTATATTAAGGAGATCAACTGGACTTGTGTTAAGCCTTTAACTCATTGTCAGCAACAGTAAACTCGGGTTCTATTTgccaatctttttctttctttctttaatatgGATGTGATAGTAGACAGTCACTGTGGACTGACACCAGTTAGTGTAGGTGAGATCTTTAGGGTATATGAGTAGGCTTCAAGAAGTTTGTAGGAAGAGCTGGTGGTGAGAGCTAGTTAAGAAATTATAACATGGTCTCAAGTACTCTACACTGATAACAACTAATCAAGAAAGGGCTTCAAGTGTAGATTATAGAAACCAGAATTAATAGAAGTGCTACTGCTTCTTCCTATTTGTTTTACACTTTTAGGAATTAAAGCACAATGATTTCTAAATTCTAGATATGTATAATGTGGGCTAAGTGATACGATCCAGctcaattcttaattttacattgaagtttctttttcctccttAGAAAAGGAAGGAATTCCATACATTTTAGATGCTCTAACTTCCTTCTCATTGTTAGAATGTATAGTTAACGAAATGCCCTATGTTGAAGGGGGAGAATTCTTTTCATAAACAGCCTTACTCATGAAATAATGGAAcctcaattttctttcttgtagTTTTAGGATATGTATATGAAGGAAGTAATAGAAAGACAGATAGAAAACTCATCCAAATGAAGACCCTTTTTAGATGATGAGAGAACTCCACCTAGACAAACAATAGAAAGAGATAATTATATGTTGTTAACCAATAAAATGTAACTTCTGAAAATTGCATTAATAATGAGAAATTTTTAGATAGACTCTGTTTATCACCgtatttatagataaaaccgattgtataattatatatgacATTATCTATTAGTTGTTGTATCTGTATTggttaatttataaatgtgatagtaataaataactcaatcaatgcaaatataacacttaataaataaagtaacatatccatatttaatttaatttgtcttAGTATAGTGGGTAGACTTAATCTACCTAAAATTTCTTCAGCaacaatttcaatttctatttggCTTATGGCCAAACATTTTGATCGGACTTGGAGAAGATTAAAGGAAATGtaatataaaatgacactAGGATTAGATTATGATCCCCTAAATTATGGGCATTTGATTTAGCTTTAATATGTATAtctaaattctttttgtaaacTTAAATTCTTTTGTACAAATGGGTTAGCTCCCTTTTATGCAAAATACAATGGGGATACGATATTCTTTTTCctgtataaattataaaactttcCTGAAGAGAATCTTATGCTTATTAAACTATGTAATAATTTTCATATCACTTAATTTGTGAATGGATATCCTCAAATTTGCATCCCAGTTTTGGTTTGCATTGATATTATAGTAAAAggttttcccttttttttttttttttttttgccatATGTATCAATGTTGAATTATGGTTTATCCTGGTCgtctaataataatagcaaatAAGATATTATATATCATCCTTTCATcatattgaaataattatgtgtttgattgttttttagcatttaaattatatttggtGATACTTAAAGGAAATAAAGTGCTATTAATGAATTGGATGGTTCAATCTagacttcttttttcttttttgagaagatgctaattacatatatagacttaatttaattggttTATAAGGAGATGGCTACCTATTGACTTACAATTAAAcggattgatatatatatatatatatatatatatatgtctattatatttaaatcaataattaatttcatgaatagaaattataattaaaaaacacTCATGGTATAGCCTTTTCTATTAGGGTCTCCTCTTTCCAAaggaaattaaaatagaaattatgaaTTGTTAGGTTTTATAAAAGTTTGTTAACCTTTAGATAATTTGAAGGaagaatttaaactttttgacaaattaaataataaaatattattaaaaactctcttaaaagaactaaaattcttaatttttaaggcaatgtattaaataaatatttaaattcttatatataagtcagtatgaaaaattatacttGTAAGACTCAATTATTTCATTCAAAATGAATGATTTACTTTTTATCCTTCAATCCTTAACCGTTCATTCAGagtttaaaattagatttttaattaaatttaaccattaattttaaattatataattaaaattgtttataataattttctaataccTCACCATACTTAAGAGGATACAATTTTCTAAGTcttgtttaaattatatttccatttatatattaaatcaataaatatctGTAACTATATTAGCAGTATATACACATagtataaataagaattaatatataataaaaataaatataaaatttaaattttaggaaATGAGTAACTAGAattcaaataatgaaaataaaaatctacgAAGTCTAAGAGATTAGAATAGTATAACTTGTTGATagagaaattagaatttttcgaatatcaattaataaacaggatatgaaaattatttatttatttattttataaaaaaatataacgaATAGGAATAAATGTaattgaagaataaatataaaatatagtaatataaCTACCCGTAGTTAACCAATAATAAATGAGAAATTTTTACATAAGTTTGGTGTATACACTACAATTAATAAGAGAGTAATACGTATGCAtgaatgttttatattttaatattaaatgattgatACATCCTCtatcatttaaaactaataaatatatatcaatcatctatttatttaatgtatataGAAACATACATAAGTctatataagaattttttaaaataaatatatgatgaTGACAGCGATCATCATGTAAAATTGTTTGCAGGCTGTAAAATGATTGTAGATAATTGCAAGGATATATATGGTAAACAATTGGATGTATATTAACTGTataattttcttgaagtaTGAAGGAGACAATTACAAGGTATAATCTGCACTCCAATAACCTGGACAAACTTGATCAGCCATCTCTTGAATTGCAGGTAACAACTTCTTTATCAGTtgtgtctttttttttctttttttttttttttaccatcTATCTGATGTAGCAAActgtttaatttctttcttcctcGTTCCTTTGTCTGtgtatttctatttttccaTTGTTACAATTATAGCTAGAAAATAGCAATAACATCCGGTTGAGCAAGGAGGTTGCTGATAAGACCCATCAACTAAGGTAGCTAAATATGTCTTCTGTGCGGTTGTTATAAAGATATATTCAGATCGGCTTTTCCTTAAATTTAACATTTGATCAGTTATTATCAGAACGGTAATTGTAAACGGGAGTTTTCCTTTGGTAATAGGCAGATGAGGGGAGAGGATCTGCAAGGACTAAGTATAGAGGAATTGCAACAATTGGAGAAGATGCTTGAATCAGGACTTACCCGTGTACTTCAAACTAAGGTTTGCACACGTATTCTATGCATTTTTTCGCTTGTAAACGTGGATTTCTGCATCACCATTTCTCCTTCTTTCTCAGGGAGAACGGATTATGAATGAGATCTCTACACTTGAAAAGAAGGTTAGAGAGCAATGTTGGTCGTATTTgggtattatttttttttatatttctgaaCTGATTTCTTAATCTGTAATTAGATTTCAATATACCAGTAGCATGTGGACGTTGATCGTACTCTTGAACTTTACTTGTACAACACCTTTGTCACTTGAAAGGCATTGTAAAGGAGATTTTAGGGTTTGCTTCATGACCCCGACATCACGAGACAGATGACAATCTAATAATAAGTAGCTAACACACACTGCCATAAGGCACATGATGGAGCTGATAGTTGATTGGACAATTTGTTGCACACTGGAGAACTCTAAATTAAAGTTCATCTTTacacttctttttcttgcatAAAATGGATGAGCAAGTGATAAAATTCTGATTTGTTTCTTTGTTGGCCTGGTGTCTTCACAGGGAGCACAATTGCTAGAAGAGAATAAACAGCTAAAGCAGAAAGTAAGGATAACTATATATTGTTTCTGGTTTAAGTTTACTGATACGTAAATTAAcgtatatataattgataggCTAACATGAGAGCTGAGGTGCTTcgtcttcctttttctttgttttttctacGTTCATGCAGATGATTGCATTATGCAAGGGAAAAAGACCTGTATTTTTGGAGTCAGATATTGTTGTCCAGGAAGAAGGTTTATCATCGGAGTCCGTCACCAATGTTTGCAGCTGCAGCAGTGGCCCTCCTCTTGATGATGATAGTTCTGATACTTCTCTCAAACTAGGGTAAGCCTACCAAGAATCTGCTTTACATCCACTTTTCTTCACATTCAAGGCCTACATATTTACACAAGTTGATCagctcttcctcttcttcttgaggggattaaaaataaaaaaaaaggaataacaaaagaagaaaacgaGCCTGCAATAATATGAATGCAATTATATATTGTTCCTCTCTATTGTTAGTCCTCTTTTTCACAGAACTGGTGCTGTGGAATGTGAAACTTTCCTCGAACCCATTTGCAGGCTGCCCTTTTGAAGATAGTGGGATCTGGTGCTGTGAAGATATGTAGATTCTGACAAGGAATAAAGATAGCCCGGCCACTGTCTTTTGAAGATATAAAGCCTTCTGTGGTtctgctatatatatatatatatatatatatatatatatatatatatatatatttctatgtTTGTTTGAATCCTCATACAGGTGAAGATCGATCACTTTGTTCTCTTACCTGTGGATTATTAGTCTCCCTCTCATTCGACCTGTCTTTGAGAGTATATGTATGAGAAAAATCAAACGTAAAACAGGGCTAGCTTGTCCGATTATAAATGTTACAGTTAGGACTTCGATTTAGTTATCGAACTTTGCTAATATTTGTATGAATTAAGATGATGAAAGCCACGAGactctatataaatatatgtattaatataatgatggctgttattttatttagttaattgagCTTGGATTCGATTTCAAACCAGTATCCCAACGATCCTGAGAAAATTTAGGAGTCGAATATCACGAGATTGATAGTTGTTATTAGGACGTGTTCACCATCTCCATACATCAAGAGTCATGGGCGTATAATGGTGGAGATGTATAGTTTTATGATCTATTTAGCAATTAATGATTTTGAACATTATTAGATATGccaaaagattataaaaatggTTCAGGAATTGCTTCCCTTGATGAACATTTTAGTGATGCTAAACGATTTCTTACCTTCTAAGGAAATATAAGAATATGGATTatatctttttccttttgttttccATAAAAACCATGTAATGAATGTTACGACAATATAAGTAATGTGTATGGTGATCATCAAGTTAGAGTATTGGAGCGATTAGTTCTTAGTGAATGTGCTGCTGTTTGATTAGTTTTGGGGGATTCCTGTGTTTGACAAATTGATAACTCATTTGGGGCATATGAATATGCATCAATAGTCACCGGCTTCTGTTGCACCAATCTCATCACCACTGCCAGCGTCTTCTTTCCTTCCCTAACAGTTGTTGTTGCTAGGCGGCACCAAAAGGTTTAAGCTGGTAAGAGAGTCGGATCTAATCAGATTCAAAGCTGTGCTTTTACTACCACaaactaaaagataaaaaacaAACAGTAAACTAACGCACATTCATAGATATTTTACGCGAAATACACAAAAATTGCGACTTTCCGCTGATCGTGGAAGCCACCATAGTAATTCTCTTTATGAAACTCTAATCTAAGGGCCTGTCTAAACTGTGTAACCAAGAGAAGAGACGGGTAAAAACATCACTAatgaaagttaaaataaattgaaatatctttttttagtagataattgatatatatttattaattttaaataataaaatatatattaatcatcgaataataaaatataaaatactcataATGCTTATCATCATTTAACTATTTACTGTAATATATacactaaatttatataaaaatattaaaaaaaatattaaattttaattttcttaatataaaaaataattttgatatataaaaatctGAATTTTGAATGGTCTTACCGCTATATTTAATTTGCTCGGACCAACACATTAACATTTTGtcatatttaaagaaaaaaatttattatatttaatgaatgtgGACAAGTATAGTATTGATGTAGTAATTATTGTTTATACAAGGGCCAACTGTAATCAGGCCCAGGCCCACCTGCTTCCTAGTCCTCATTCTAGCCCAGCCCGAATTATAgagatttgagaaaatatagattaataatatatatttgtctgaataatatattaaagttaaaagaataataatatcttaagTATATACCACTATATATTGTgctcaattaatattttttgtcaaGTCATtgatttcataaattaatttgtttaagaaataataactaaatcaTTAAATTGCTTTATAAAATAGATGTTTAGAAACTAAAgttacatattatatatatatttttaattaattgaattttcttaattaaaagtatattataaataaatatgatgtGCTTTTTTTAGAGCTCCCATAGCGGAACAAATCTCTCTCTACTACGAgagatttatctttttatggAGTCAAGATCTCAActttaatatgttattgatAATCTGATTTTGATTAAAGATGGTGTAGAGGTGAAATAGTTGTTTTGGCTCTTGAATTTGTCTTTTGATATAACATTTTAATTGTCTAAgaactcttattcagtaaaaAAAAGTTGGactttgaaaatattatttattgaatgaAATTTCCATATACGTGTCGAATTTATGTTTTGCATATTTTACCATCACGAATTCACTGTTGATAATTTGCCAAAGCATCTATAGATTATATATGATTatgatgtaatttttttatttagttgtcGGTGTgaatttacaaaataaaagttaagaaTATGATGAGGTAttttctagaaaagaaaaaaagaaaaaagagaatatgATTGGGTATCAACACCAGAAGACGCAAACCAAAAGAAGAGAgttaattatttgaagaaaACGAGAGATTAGAATGTTAAAATTTCACCTTGATTGCCTTATTAGGAACCTACTTTGTCATCAAATTAAGCTGTCACTCTGCACCACCAatcaaaatcatttttctctttattgt is a genomic window of Ricinus communis isolate WT05 ecotype wild-type chromosome 2, ASM1957865v1, whole genome shotgun sequence containing:
- the LOC8268411 gene encoding MADS-box protein SVP isoform X2; this encodes MAREKIKIKKIDNITARQVTFSKRRRGLFKKAEELSVLCDAEVALIIFSATGKLFEFSSSSMKETITRYNLHSNNLDKLDQPSLELQLENSNNIRLSKEVADKTHQLRQMRGEDLQGLSIEELQQLEKMLESGLTRVLQTKGERIMNEISTLEKKGAQLLEENKQLKQKMIALCKGKRPVFLESDIVVQEEGLSSESVTNVCSCSSGPPLDDDSSDTSLKLG
- the LOC8268411 gene encoding MADS-box protein SVP isoform X1, translating into MAREKIKIKKIDNITARQVTFSKRRRGLFKKAEELSVLCDAEVALIIFSATGKLFEFSSSSMKETITRYNLHSNNLDKLDQPSLELQLENSNNIRLSKEVADKTHQLRQMRGEDLQGLSIEELQQLEKMLESGLTRVLQTKGERIMNEISTLEKKGAQLLEENKQLKQKMIALCKGKRPVFLESDIVVQEEGLSSESVTNVCSCSSGPPLDDDSSDTSLKLGLPF